In a genomic window of Tissierella sp. Yu-01:
- a CDS encoding NusG domain II-containing protein, with protein MIYLTKGDKFLIVLIILVSFSAMGYIRLQALSNDEKYVSIQVNGEEIKRFIFDSKLVGQTIPIETKYGYNLIEIGDEQVRVIEADCPDKIDVKQGYISKIGETIVCLPNKLVVEIKGIENDSDLDIIVR; from the coding sequence GTGATTTATTTGACAAAAGGAGACAAGTTTTTAATTGTCTTAATAATCTTAGTTAGCTTTTCAGCCATGGGATATATAAGATTGCAAGCATTATCAAACGATGAAAAATATGTAAGTATCCAAGTAAATGGAGAAGAAATTAAAAGATTTATATTTGATTCTAAGTTAGTAGGGCAAACTATACCAATAGAAACTAAATATGGCTATAATCTTATAGAAATAGGTGACGAACAGGTTAGAGTTATCGAAGCCGATTGCCCTGATAAGATAGACGTTAAACAAGGATATATTTCTAAAATTGGTGAAACTATAGTTTGTTTGCCTAATAAATTGGTTGTTGAAATTAAAGGTATTGAAAATGATTCTGACTTAGATATTATTGTACGCTAG
- a CDS encoding rod shape-determining protein, whose translation MGIFSGLVRDMGIDLGTANTLVFAKGKGILIREPSVVAIQSNTKQVLAVGEEAKRMIGRTPGNIVAIRPLKDGVIADFDITQSMLKYFFGKSMSRKSIFQPRVVVCVPSGVTEVEKRAVEEAAIHAGAKEAFLIEEPMAAAIGAGLPVQEPTGSMVVDIGGGTTEVAIISLGGIVTSNSIRVAGDELDDSIVTYIKKEYSLMIGDRTAENIKIKIGSADRESEVVKMNITGRDLISGLPKTLEISSTEIYEALREPVLNILDAIKSTLEKTPPELAADVMEQGIMLTGGGALLHGLDSLVMRETGMPVHIADDPLDCVALGTGKALESIDILKKTLTNYKRRS comes from the coding sequence ATGGGCATATTTAGTGGTTTAGTAAGAGACATGGGAATAGATTTAGGTACTGCTAATACATTAGTTTTTGCAAAAGGTAAAGGGATATTAATTCGCGAGCCATCTGTAGTAGCGATACAATCAAATACAAAACAGGTTTTGGCTGTTGGAGAAGAAGCTAAGAGAATGATAGGTAGAACACCAGGTAATATAGTTGCTATTAGACCTTTGAAAGATGGTGTAATTGCAGATTTTGATATAACACAAAGTATGTTAAAATATTTCTTTGGTAAATCAATGAGTAGAAAGTCAATTTTCCAACCTAGAGTTGTAGTATGTGTACCAAGTGGAGTCACTGAAGTTGAAAAGAGGGCTGTAGAAGAAGCGGCTATACATGCAGGTGCGAAGGAGGCATTCTTAATTGAGGAACCAATGGCAGCTGCAATAGGAGCTGGCTTACCAGTACAAGAACCTACTGGAAGTATGGTTGTAGATATAGGTGGAGGAACAACAGAAGTGGCTATAATATCTTTAGGTGGCATAGTTACTAGTAACTCAATCAGAGTTGCTGGGGATGAATTAGATGATTCTATTGTTACTTATATTAAAAAAGAATATAGTTTGATGATAGGTGATAGAACTGCTGAGAATATAAAAATTAAGATTGGTTCAGCAGATAGAGAATCTGAAGTTGTAAAAATGAATATTACAGGTAGAGATTTAATAAGTGGTTTGCCTAAGACTCTAGAAATATCTTCTACGGAGATTTATGAGGCTTTAAGAGAGCCAGTTCTAAATATTTTAGATGCTATAAAATCCACGTTGGAAAAAACCCCACCTGAATTGGCAGCTGATGTTATGGAACAAGGAATTATGCTTACAGGTGGAGGAGCTTTATTACATGGATTAGATAGTTTGGTAATGAGAGAAACAGGTATGCCTGTTCATATAGCAGATGATCCTTTGGATTGTGTTGCATTGGGAACTGGGAAAGCCCTAGAGAGTATAGATATACTTAAAAAGACCTTAACAAACTATAAAAGAAGAAGCTAA
- a CDS encoding Gx transporter family protein: protein MKNLNKMVFISILVSIGLALSVLESAIPLPIAMPGARLGLSNMVVLVTLVVFGFKDGIKVAMLKSGVLMLVTGSISSFIYSISGAVLSCIMMYISHRYLNKIFSLIGVSIIGAVFHNFAQVSVASFMMNNLRIYTYLPFLMLMGLFTGYFVGLASTYIVKNLKKNFRMVFERQR, encoded by the coding sequence ATGAAAAACTTAAATAAAATGGTATTTATTTCTATATTAGTATCTATTGGACTAGCCTTAAGTGTGTTAGAATCAGCTATTCCACTACCTATCGCAATGCCAGGGGCGAGATTAGGTTTATCTAATATGGTTGTATTAGTAACACTTGTAGTATTTGGATTTAAAGATGGGATAAAAGTAGCTATGCTTAAAAGTGGAGTTCTAATGTTAGTAACAGGGAGTATATCTAGCTTTATATATAGTATATCAGGTGCTGTATTAAGTTGCATAATGATGTATATTTCACATAGATACTTAAATAAGATATTCAGCCTAATAGGTGTTAGCATAATTGGTGCAGTTTTTCATAATTTTGCACAGGTTTCAGTTGCATCTTTTATGATGAATAATCTAAGAATATATACATACTTACCTTTTTTAATGTTAATGGGATTATTTACTGGATACTTTGTTGGTTTGGCATCAACTTACATTGTAAAAAATCTTAAGAAAAACTTTAGAATGGTATTTGAAAGGCAGAGATAA
- the mreC gene encoding rod shape-determining protein MreC translates to MYFLKKYKERMVVALVTIILLTVIGLTNNERDVITKAENLVGTILTPVSKITFSIGKNVTNFFSSIFDFVNVKEENDKLKEQVIALESEVRDLENIIGKTDYLRNEAAIQENTEHNIVLSQIVGKEPGNWYNRFTIDKGLKDGIVKGATVIQGIEIEQGVFQEGIVGRVVDVGNNWAKVLTIIDELNSISFKIIRTQDGGVLSGNNGTITGYLFDNKADVIVGDKLYTSGLGGTYKKDIYIGEVSDVESDEEELTKRITITPAINFKKIYKVFVIVD, encoded by the coding sequence ATGTATTTTTTAAAGAAATACAAAGAGAGAATGGTGGTAGCATTAGTTACTATCATTCTACTTACTGTTATAGGTTTAACAAATAATGAAAGAGATGTAATAACCAAAGCTGAGAATCTCGTTGGTACTATATTAACACCTGTTAGTAAAATTACCTTTAGTATAGGAAAAAATGTTACGAATTTTTTCAGCTCAATTTTTGATTTTGTTAATGTTAAGGAAGAAAATGACAAGTTAAAAGAGCAGGTAATTGCTTTAGAAAGTGAAGTCAGAGATTTAGAGAATATAATAGGAAAAACTGATTATTTGAGAAATGAAGCTGCAATTCAAGAAAACACTGAACACAATATTGTTTTATCCCAAATTGTAGGTAAAGAACCTGGAAATTGGTATAATAGATTTACAATTGACAAAGGTCTAAAGGATGGAATTGTAAAAGGAGCAACAGTTATTCAAGGGATTGAAATTGAACAGGGAGTATTCCAAGAAGGAATTGTGGGTCGTGTTGTTGATGTAGGTAATAATTGGGCTAAAGTTTTAACAATCATTGATGAACTAAATAGTATATCTTTTAAAATTATCAGAACACAGGATGGTGGTGTGTTGTCTGGAAACAACGGAACTATTACTGGTTATTTATTTGATAATAAAGCTGATGTCATAGTAGGTGACAAGCTATATACGTCTGGTTTAGGAGGAACATATAAAAAGGATATTTATATTGGAGAAGTCAGTGATGTAGAAAGCGATGAAGAGGAACTTACAAAAAGAATAACTATTACACCTGCTATAAATTTCAAAAAGATATATAAGGTATTTGTTATAGTTGATTGA
- a CDS encoding RnfABCDGE type electron transport complex subunit A, with protein sequence MGSIFTILVSTIFVNNYVFAKFLGICPFLGVSSKMDTATGMGVAVTFVTTLASIVTFIIQKYVLDVFGLGYLQTIVFILVIASLVQFVEMAIKKMSPTLYNALGVYLPLITTNCIVLGVAILNIQEGYTLIETIASSIGASLGFFLALVLMAGLREKMELADIPEALVGFPITLIATGLMSIAFSGFAGLV encoded by the coding sequence ATGGGTAGTATTTTTACAATACTGGTATCAACGATATTTGTTAACAACTATGTATTTGCTAAATTCTTAGGGATTTGTCCTTTTCTAGGCGTATCCAGTAAAATGGACACAGCTACCGGTATGGGAGTGGCTGTAACATTTGTTACTACTTTAGCATCTATAGTTACATTTATAATTCAAAAATATGTTTTAGATGTATTTGGACTTGGATATTTACAAACAATCGTATTTATTTTAGTTATAGCATCATTAGTTCAGTTTGTTGAAATGGCAATAAAGAAGATGAGTCCTACATTATATAATGCTTTAGGGGTTTATCTACCTTTAATTACAACTAACTGTATTGTATTAGGCGTTGCCATACTAAATATTCAAGAAGGATATACTTTAATCGAAACAATAGCAAGTTCTATAGGCGCATCATTAGGATTCTTTTTAGCATTGGTACTAATGGCTGGTCTTAGAGAGAAAATGGAATTAGCTGATATACCTGAAGCATTAGTTGGTTTTCCAATTACGTTGATAGCAACTGGATTGATGTCCATTGCCTTTTCAGGCTTTGCTGGACTAGTTTAG
- a CDS encoding RnfABCDGE type electron transport complex subunit B — protein MTDIIYPVVVLGGLGSAFGVILAIASKVFFVPTDPRVEELQNVLPGANCGACGYPGCAGLASALAEGKAPVNACSIGGQKVADMVADILGAASETVEKQVAVVLCQGDCDKAKDKYIYEGIQDCRIADTLADGQKSCSFGCLGCGTCYNVCQFDAIEMINGVAVIDREKCTACKKCVEVCPKHIIEMVPYDNHAIVKCKSEDTGKVVRSHCTIGCIGCKICVKNCPEDAFTFENNLAKIIYDKCTNCMTCVEKCPTKCIVNPVEEESLVN, from the coding sequence ATGACAGATATAATTTATCCTGTAGTAGTGTTAGGAGGTTTAGGATCAGCATTTGGTGTAATATTAGCAATTGCATCAAAGGTATTCTTCGTACCAACTGATCCTAGGGTTGAGGAATTGCAAAATGTATTACCAGGTGCTAACTGTGGTGCTTGTGGATACCCAGGATGTGCTGGTTTAGCTTCCGCATTAGCAGAAGGAAAAGCTCCTGTAAATGCATGTAGTATTGGTGGACAAAAAGTGGCGGATATGGTTGCTGATATTCTAGGAGCAGCATCAGAAACTGTAGAAAAGCAAGTTGCAGTTGTATTATGTCAAGGAGATTGCGATAAAGCAAAAGACAAATACATTTATGAAGGTATTCAGGATTGTAGAATAGCTGATACATTAGCTGATGGTCAAAAATCTTGTTCATTTGGTTGCTTAGGCTGTGGCACATGCTATAATGTATGTCAATTTGATGCTATTGAAATGATTAATGGAGTAGCAGTTATTGACAGAGAAAAATGTACTGCATGTAAAAAATGTGTTGAAGTATGTCCAAAACATATAATTGAGATGGTTCCATATGATAATCATGCAATTGTAAAATGTAAGAGTGAAGATACAGGAAAAGTTGTAAGAAGTCACTGTACAATTGGATGTATAGGATGTAAAATATGTGTTAAGAATTGTCCAGAAGATGCATTTACATTTGAAAATAATCTTGCGAAAATCATATATGATAAATGTACAAATTGTATGACATGTGTCGAAAAATGTCCAACAAAATGTATAGTAAATCCTGTAGAGGAAGAAAGCTTAGTTAATTAA
- a CDS encoding Maf family protein has product MDRIVLASGSPRRKEMLEKYNIEPIIIKSNVEEIINQDEAAEQIAMSLALTKALDVSARFNDDIVIGADTIVVIDEVILGKPNNEEDAFKMLSMLSGRMHEVITGIAIIKGNANKKIIDYELTKVKFRELSNDLINRYIKTKEPHDKAGAYGIQGIGAILVENIDGCYSNVVGLPLTKIDILLNKYFDYKIL; this is encoded by the coding sequence ATGGATAGAATAGTTTTAGCATCTGGATCTCCTCGGAGAAAAGAGATGTTGGAGAAATATAATATAGAACCGATTATTATTAAAAGTAATGTAGAAGAAATTATTAATCAGGATGAGGCAGCAGAACAAATAGCTATGTCATTAGCATTGACTAAGGCTTTAGACGTAAGCGCAAGATTTAATGACGACATTGTTATAGGAGCAGATACTATAGTTGTGATAGATGAAGTGATACTAGGAAAACCTAATAATGAAGAGGATGCATTTAAGATGCTTTCCATGCTTAGTGGTAGGATGCATGAGGTAATAACTGGAATAGCCATAATAAAAGGAAATGCGAATAAGAAGATTATAGATTATGAATTAACTAAGGTTAAATTCAGAGAATTATCGAATGATTTAATAAATAGATATATCAAGACTAAAGAGCCTCATGATAAAGCAGGGGCATATGGAATACAAGGTATAGGTGCTATACTAGTGGAAAATATTGATGGTTGCTATTCTAACGTAGTTGGGTTACCATTAACAAAAATAGATATACTTTTAAATAAATATTTTGATTATAAAATATTATGA
- a CDS encoding penicillin-binding transpeptidase domain-containing protein — MKLIEKLKNRYSIVSIILFLLMLLLSLRLAVITIAQGDYYRDISDNKRLKEVYTTAPRGEIRDRYGRLLAGNKPSFTVQILKDEINTLDQDIKNVGILKLVRLLEEDGVSYEDEYPLDFNVFKYKTEEDYFNNDIDPMNSVIEIIIQNNLLPEILDMHYIDSNYAEHYQFIAVNKAINALKNKGIIIPINAYVEHDDLIIEYDTTKDVNGWKKQNGIPENYTPIQAILKLVDNDKTIVRKVIDHPISRLMVFNLITNKGLAGNIVIEEYSLTYYEEYLSQKRALIINYPEVTMETSAKEDFVNIFIKTSLNNFLDKIIIIDQEKNETVIPGNILIDLLKEKGIDANVSVEVSEDYNRVIYNYTGKDSIGDVSPKDILINLSKESGVLREFITMENIKGHAQSQLLEDGVNPKISIANDLEYVAINNLKKWYTENYIDEDKSIEEAFLEIRENYDIDESLSKYEARSILVIYDQLKKQGHLAYQPINIAYGIKESTVAKIEEGLIDMPGVDISIEPVRYYPEGTTAAHILGYLGKISQPNEIQKYIEEKNYSPSAIIGKTGVEESFEDVLNGVNGIKRVEVDSIGNTTNVIDEVAPVPGDNVYLSIDLEVQKTAEAALKQTLEKLQEGGTYESQWGNYKFGINKSKGRPYVNATSGAIVAVDVKTGKLISMASFPSYDPNLFSTGISNTDWESLFPEDELNPLAPRPLYNVATQTAIQPGSTFKMVTALAALDKGLEPNTRIRDMGYIDVGSGRFRCLIWTNTGGTHGYENVTEALRDSCNYFFYSLAFGYNPRTNEPIGVKLEIEDIVNLSKQLGLNDKTGIEINVPAEVSGGVPNPQQKIISTKYLLKRYLNNNIEKYLKEGIELEEKEVDSVIEEIISWTDYQEPLTRNEVIRRLDSFGIDPEKRLPGEREGLADKIKYTYLNQAGWNISDTLNVTIGQGQSSYTPIQMANFISTISNGGYRHELSLVESVKNYNNTVTKFEHEASPDRIVLNDYNNLDVVLKGMEMVTSEGTARSVFKDFPIKVAAKTGTAQRSGINPSTGETFDDFAWFVAAAPYEDPEIAVAAVIFQGGSGGYAGPMVRDVIAEYLGLNNTEFNNYLPHENILINE; from the coding sequence TTGAAGCTAATTGAAAAATTAAAGAATAGATATAGTATTGTATCTATAATATTATTTTTGCTTATGTTGTTATTATCTTTAAGATTAGCTGTTATAACAATTGCTCAGGGGGATTACTATCGTGATATTTCAGACAATAAGAGACTAAAGGAAGTATATACAACAGCTCCAAGAGGTGAAATCAGAGATAGATATGGAAGACTTTTGGCTGGTAACAAGCCTAGTTTTACGGTTCAAATACTAAAGGATGAAATAAATACATTAGATCAAGACATTAAGAATGTAGGAATATTAAAACTAGTAAGGCTTTTGGAGGAAGATGGAGTTAGTTATGAAGATGAATATCCTCTAGATTTTAATGTGTTTAAATACAAAACGGAAGAAGATTATTTTAACAATGATATTGATCCCATGAATAGTGTTATAGAGATAATAATTCAAAATAACTTATTACCAGAGATTTTAGATATGCATTATATAGATTCTAACTATGCAGAACATTATCAATTTATCGCTGTGAATAAGGCTATTAATGCATTAAAAAACAAGGGCATTATAATACCTATAAATGCTTATGTTGAGCATGATGATTTAATTATTGAATATGATACTACAAAAGATGTAAATGGCTGGAAAAAACAAAACGGTATTCCAGAAAATTATACCCCTATTCAAGCTATTTTGAAACTTGTTGATAATGATAAAACTATTGTTAGAAAAGTAATCGATCATCCTATTTCTAGGCTTATGGTATTCAATTTAATAACTAATAAAGGATTAGCTGGAAATATAGTTATAGAAGAATATTCTTTAACGTATTACGAGGAGTATTTAAGTCAAAAAAGAGCTTTAATTATAAATTATCCTGAAGTTACTATGGAAACAAGTGCAAAGGAAGATTTCGTTAATATCTTTATAAAAACATCACTTAACAATTTCCTAGATAAAATAATTATTATTGACCAGGAAAAAAACGAAACAGTTATTCCAGGAAATATTTTAATTGATCTACTTAAGGAAAAAGGTATCGATGCAAATGTATCTGTAGAGGTATCTGAAGATTATAATAGAGTTATATATAATTATACTGGTAAAGATTCCATAGGTGATGTGAGTCCAAAGGATATACTAATAAATTTATCTAAAGAATCTGGTGTACTTAGGGAATTTATAACTATGGAGAATATCAAGGGACATGCTCAAAGTCAATTGCTAGAAGATGGTGTTAATCCGAAAATTTCAATTGCAAATGATCTTGAATATGTAGCCATTAATAATTTAAAAAAATGGTATACAGAGAATTATATAGATGAAGATAAGTCAATAGAAGAGGCATTTTTAGAGATTAGAGAAAATTATGATATTGATGAATCTCTAAGTAAGTATGAAGCAAGGTCTATTCTAGTCATTTACGACCAATTAAAAAAACAAGGTCATCTAGCATATCAACCTATTAACATTGCATATGGGATTAAAGAATCTACAGTAGCAAAAATAGAAGAAGGTCTAATTGATATGCCAGGTGTAGATATATCTATAGAGCCTGTTAGGTATTATCCTGAAGGTACAACAGCAGCTCATATATTAGGATATCTTGGTAAAATTAGTCAACCTAATGAAATTCAAAAATATATAGAAGAAAAAAATTATTCTCCTAGTGCTATAATCGGTAAAACTGGTGTTGAGGAGAGTTTTGAAGATGTTTTAAACGGAGTTAATGGTATAAAAAGAGTAGAAGTAGACTCCATAGGAAATACAACAAATGTTATTGATGAAGTAGCCCCAGTTCCTGGAGATAATGTATATCTTTCAATTGACTTAGAGGTTCAAAAAACAGCTGAAGCTGCCTTGAAACAAACTCTTGAAAAATTACAAGAAGGTGGTACCTATGAAAGTCAGTGGGGAAATTATAAATTTGGGATTAATAAGTCAAAAGGAAGACCATATGTAAATGCGACATCTGGAGCAATCGTAGCTGTGGATGTAAAAACTGGAAAGTTAATTTCTATGGCAAGTTTTCCGTCTTACGATCCAAATCTATTCTCTACAGGTATTTCTAATACGGACTGGGAGAGTTTATTTCCAGAGGATGAGCTTAATCCTTTAGCACCTAGACCTTTGTACAATGTTGCTACTCAAACAGCTATACAACCTGGATCTACATTTAAAATGGTAACAGCATTAGCAGCTCTAGACAAAGGTTTGGAGCCTAATACGAGGATAAGGGATATGGGATATATAGATGTAGGAAGTGGACGCTTTAGATGTCTTATTTGGACAAATACTGGAGGTACACATGGGTACGAAAATGTTACCGAAGCCCTTAGAGATTCCTGTAACTATTTCTTTTACTCTTTAGCATTTGGTTATAATCCAAGAACAAATGAACCTATTGGAGTAAAATTAGAAATAGAAGACATTGTAAATCTATCAAAACAATTAGGTTTAAATGATAAAACTGGTATTGAAATAAATGTTCCGGCAGAAGTATCAGGTGGTGTACCTAATCCTCAACAAAAAATAATCTCAACTAAATATCTATTAAAAAGATATCTAAATAATAATATTGAAAAGTATTTAAAGGAAGGTATAGAACTAGAAGAGAAGGAAGTCGACTCCGTAATTGAAGAAATAATCAGTTGGACTGATTATCAGGAGCCGTTAACTAGAAATGAAGTTATACGTCGTTTAGATTCCTTTGGTATCGATCCTGAAAAGAGATTACCAGGTGAAAGAGAAGGTTTAGCTGATAAAATTAAATACACTTATTTAAATCAGGCTGGGTGGAACATATCTGATACACTAAATGTAACTATAGGTCAAGGACAGAGTTCCTATACTCCTATTCAAATGGCTAATTTTATTTCAACAATATCAAATGGTGGATATAGACATGAATTGTCCCTAGTTGAAAGTGTTAAAAACTATAATAATACTGTTACCAAATTTGAGCATGAAGCAAGTCCAGATAGAATTGTTCTAAATGATTACAATAATCTAGACGTTGTTTTGAAAGGTATGGAAATGGTAACATCAGAAGGTACTGCAAGAAGTGTATTTAAAGATTTTCCGATAAAAGTAGCTGCTAAAACTGGTACTGCACAAAGAAGTGGAATTAACCCATCAACTGGTGAAACTTTCGATGATTTTGCATGGTTTGTAGCTGCAGCTCCTTATGAAGACCCTGAAATTGCTGTTGCAGCAGTTATTTTTCAAGGTGGTAGTGGCGGATATGCAGGACCTATGGTTAGAGATGTAATAGCTGAGTATTTAGGATTAAATAATACAGAATTCAATAACTATCTTCCACATGAAAATATTTTAATAAATGAGTAG
- the mreD gene encoding rod shape-determining protein MreD: MTILMIILTIILNLILQSTILPYFAILGVVPNTALIIVVVLALAKGKVYGSIFGLTIGLLQDVMFSLTIGINGFIYFFIGYFIGFIEDTFARDNILNPILFTALGTIFYNITYSIFMYFLSRHLTFIDAVMSVFSIEVVYNCIVSIIIYKLFQNVFLEPKIRFNKK, from the coding sequence TTGACAATATTAATGATTATTCTAACAATAATTCTAAATTTAATTTTACAGAGCACAATATTACCTTATTTTGCAATTTTAGGGGTTGTACCAAATACAGCCCTTATTATAGTTGTCGTTCTTGCACTTGCAAAAGGTAAAGTATATGGCAGTATATTTGGGCTGACAATTGGGTTGTTGCAGGATGTAATGTTTTCATTGACTATAGGAATAAATGGATTTATATATTTTTTTATAGGATATTTTATAGGGTTTATAGAGGATACTTTTGCAAGGGATAATATCTTAAACCCTATATTATTTACAGCCTTAGGTACAATTTTTTACAATATTACATATTCTATTTTTATGTATTTCCTATCTAGACATTTAACTTTTATAGATGCTGTTATGAGTGTTTTTTCAATTGAAGTAGTCTACAATTGTATAGTGTCAATTATTATATATAAATTATTTCAAAATGTATTTCTTGAGCCTAAAATTAGATTTAATAAGAAATAG
- a CDS encoding septum site-determining protein MinC — protein sequence MKKDLVAFKGVSEGVYLDVIGNDLEAIKSELNQKFRNSSKFFKGAKFLGVRSDELTEDQVMEIKLTLKYKYEMNISNEGLPEYIKTYYYERTSENTEKIFEGVEEGMTKFVHGTLRSGQEVDYEGNIVVIGDVNPGAFLKAEGNIVVLGTLRGVAHAGVGGNYDSIVAAYNLLPMQLRIGDIIARPPDDDTQYKFPEIAKIIDGEVLIEPYLPNK from the coding sequence TTGAAAAAGGATTTAGTGGCATTTAAGGGTGTATCCGAGGGAGTTTATTTAGATGTTATTGGAAATGACTTGGAAGCAATTAAAAGTGAGTTAAATCAAAAATTTAGAAATTCTTCAAAGTTTTTTAAAGGTGCAAAGTTTCTGGGGGTTAGAAGCGATGAGTTAACTGAAGACCAAGTAATGGAGATTAAGCTAACTTTAAAGTACAAGTATGAGATGAATATTTCTAATGAAGGGTTACCTGAATATATTAAAACATATTATTATGAACGAACCAGTGAAAATACCGAGAAGATTTTTGAAGGTGTAGAGGAAGGAATGACAAAGTTTGTTCATGGTACCCTTAGGAGTGGACAAGAGGTTGATTATGAAGGTAATATTGTAGTAATAGGTGATGTTAATCCTGGAGCATTTCTAAAAGCTGAGGGAAATATTGTGGTATTAGGTACATTAAGGGGAGTTGCACATGCTGGAGTTGGAGGGAATTATGATTCGATAGTAGCCGCCTATAATTTACTACCTATGCAATTAAGAATTGGTGATATTATTGCAAGACCTCCAGATGACGATACACAATATAAATTTCCAGAAATAGCCAAAATAATTGATGGGGAAGTATTGATCGAGCCTTACTTACCTAATAAATAA
- the radC gene encoding DNA repair protein RadC: MSDKVLIEKSYTIKDLPISERPREKLYSQGVEALSNAELLAIIIRTGNKEDTAIDLARRILSLDERGITYLSDVSFEELKGVKGIGISKACQILAAIEIGKRLNRIGPYDKIKVTSPAIIADVVMDEMRYLTKEHFRIAILDTKNQILSIENISVGTLNASIVHPRDVFKIAIKRNANSILLIHNHPSGDTTPSNEDINITNRLIDAGNLVGIKVLDHIIIGDNKYLSFKEKNYI, from the coding sequence GTGAGTGATAAGGTATTAATTGAAAAGAGTTATACTATCAAAGACTTGCCAATAAGTGAAAGACCTAGAGAAAAACTTTATAGTCAAGGAGTTGAAGCCTTATCAAATGCTGAGCTGTTAGCGATTATTATAAGAACAGGTAACAAAGAAGATACTGCCATAGATTTAGCTAGGAGAATTTTAAGTTTAGATGAAAGAGGAATAACATACCTATCCGATGTTTCATTCGAAGAGTTAAAGGGAGTAAAAGGAATAGGCATAAGCAAGGCATGTCAGATTTTGGCTGCCATAGAAATAGGAAAAAGATTAAATAGAATAGGACCTTATGATAAAATAAAAGTAACATCCCCAGCGATAATAGCAGATGTTGTTATGGATGAAATGAGGTATTTAACAAAAGAACATTTTAGAATAGCAATATTAGATACTAAGAATCAGATATTGTCAATTGAGAATATCTCCGTAGGAACATTAAATGCTTCAATAGTTCATCCAAGAGATGTATTTAAAATTGCTATAAAAAGAAATGCAAATTCTATACTATTAATACATAATCATCCTAGTGGTGATACTACTCCAAGCAATGAAGATATCAATATAACTAATAGATTGATTGATGCAGGGAATCTAGTAGGTATAAAGGTATTGGATCACATCATAATTGGAGATAACAAATATTTAAGTTTTAAAGAAAAAAATTATATTTGA